One genomic region from Phocoena sinus isolate mPhoSin1 chromosome 21, mPhoSin1.pri, whole genome shotgun sequence encodes:
- the STAR gene encoding steroidogenic acute regulatory protein, mitochondrial: protein MMKHSLQLEAFKAQDARSGRGCRTQRPTLTAQERSQKHHHQPPRLPHRQGTMLLATFKLCAGSSYRHVRNMKGLRHQAVLAIGQELNRRAPRGPTPAAWINQVRGRGSLLGSQLEDALYSDQELAYIQQGEEAMQRALGILSDQEGWKKESQQANGDEVLSKVIPDVGKVFRLEVVVDQPMERLYEELVEHMEAMGEWNPNVKEIKVLQKIGKDTVITHELAAEAAGNLVGPRDFVSVRCTKRRGSVCVLAGMATHYGEMPEQKGVIRAEHGPTCMVLHPLAGSPSKTKLTWLLNIDLKGWLPKTIINQVLSQTQVDFANHLRQRLESRPALEARC from the exons ATGATGAAACACAGCCTTCAGCTGGAGGCATTTAAGGCGCAGGACGCACGGTCCGGCCGCGGCTGCAGGACCCAGAGGCCAACCCTGACGGCCCAGGAGAGGAGCCAAAAGCACCACCACCAGCCTCCACGCCTGCCCCACCGCCAAGGAACCATGCTCCTCGCCACGTTTAAGCTGTGCGCCGGGAGCTCCTACCGACACGTGCGCAACATGAAGG gGCTGAGGCACCAGGCTGTGCTGGCCATCGGCCAGGAGCTGAACCGGAGGGCCCCGAGGGGCCCGACCCCAGCTGCCTGGATTAACCAGGTTCGGGGTCGCGGCTCTCTGCTCG GTTCTCAGCTGGAAGACGCTCTCTACAGCGACCAAGAACTGGCCTATATCCAGCAGGGAGAGGAGGCCATGCAGAGGGCCCTGGGCATCCTCAGTGACCAGGAGGGCTGGAAGAAGGAGAGCCAGCAG GCGAATGGGGACGAAGTGTTGAGTAAAGTGATCCCAGACGTGGGCAAGGTGTTCCGGCTGGAGGTGGTAGTGGACCAGCCCATGGAGAGGCTTTACGAAGAGCTCGTGGAGCACATGGAGGCCATGGGCGAGTGGAACCCGAATGTCAAGGAGATCAAG GTCCTGCAGAAGATTGGAAAAGACACAGTCATCACTCACGAGTTGGCCGCAGAGGCGGCAGGAAACCTTGTGGGGCCCCGAGACTTCGTGAGTGTGCGCTGTACCAAGCGCCGGGGCTCCGTGTGTGTGCTGGCTGGCATGGCCACACACTACGGGGAGATGCCCGAGCAGAAGGGCGTCATCAG AGCTGAGCACGGCCCCACCTGCATGGTGCTCCATCCCCTGGCTGGAAGCCCCTCAAAGACCAAACTCACCTGGCTGCTCAACATTGACCTCAAG GGATGGCTGCCAAAGACTATCATCAACCAGGTCCTCTCGCAGACCCAGGTGGATTTTGCCAACCACCTGCGCCAGCGCCTGGAGTCCCGCCCCGCTCTGGAAGCCAGGTGTTGA